A region of Stegostoma tigrinum isolate sSteTig4 chromosome 3, sSteTig4.hap1, whole genome shotgun sequence DNA encodes the following proteins:
- the helt gene encoding hairy and enhancer of split-related protein helt — protein sequence MSSKAKERKTAPVSHKVIEKRRRDRINRCLNELGKTIPMALAKQGTGKLEKAEILEMTVQYLRALHSADCARGRDKGELLTEFANYFHAGYHECMKNLVHYLTTVERLETKDTTYARILAFLQSKARQCADPIFGPVSTHDPEYSYQFHPVSEFTNPRLNESLLQQGAGVARTQPLHWHSSARSPGLPFIPSSAVPIANAAGQQHNFLHSVQSLDRHYINLIGHSHTNTFSLHNSQHTNS from the exons ATGTCCTCCAAAGCGAAAGAGCGCAAG ACTGCCCCAGTGTCACACAAAGTTATTGAGAAAAGGCGCAGAGATCGGATCAATCGCTGTCTGAACGAACTTGGCAAAACTATTCCGATGGCGCTCGCGAAGCAG GGCACGGGCAAGCTGGAAAAGGCTGAGATTCTGGAAATGACTGTTCAGTATTTAAGGGCCCTGCACTCCGCTGACTGCGCCAGAGGGAGAGACAAAG GCGAGTTATTAACAGAGTTTGCGAATTATTTCCACGCTGGTTATCACGAGTGTATGAAGAACCTTGTTCACTATTTAACGACGGTGGAGCGCTTGGAGACTAAAGACACCACATACGCCCGAATCCTCGCCTTCCTACAGTCCAAGGCTCGCCAATGCGCCGACCCCATCTTCGGGCCCGTCTCCACTCACGACCCAGAATATTCCTATCAGTTCCACCCCGTCTCAGAGTTTACAAACCCGCGTTTGAACGAATCGCTGTTGCAACAAGGAGCCGGGGTGGCCAGAACACAGCCGTTGCATTGGCACAGCTCGGCGCGGAGTCCCGGGCTCCCGTTCATCCCGAGCTCAGCGGTGCCCATTGCAAACGCTGCAGGGCAGCAGCACAACTTCCTGCACTCCGTGCAAAGCCTTGATCGCCATTACATTAATTTGATAGGACATTCTCACACCAACACTTTCAGCCTGCACAACTCTCAGCACACAAACTCATAA